Proteins co-encoded in one Candidatus Woesearchaeota archaeon genomic window:
- a CDS encoding cation:proton antiporter translates to MAENVFIELSIIILIAIGFAALMRLLRQPLIIGYILTGIVVSPYFLGLFRSSEDITTFGQVGVALLLFMVGLSLNPQVIREVGKVSIITGVGQLLFTAIAGFFIAKLLGFSVITAVYIAVALTNCSTIIILKLISDKGELDRLYARITIGFLLVQDLIAILILMFISSSAGGGTFAHILTETVVKGVGVLALLFVVGMYVLPALIDRVAKSQEFLLLFSIGWCLLLAAFLWYLNFSLEIGALLAGVTLSLSPYRHEISARMKPLRDFFIILFFIIIGSQMNFQNVTYSFWSIILFSLFILIGNPLILMIIMGALGYTKKTSFLVGLSVAQVSEFTFIMIALGIKVGHVPQEIMSLVTVVGMITIAGSTYMIMYADRWYCIFEPYLGIFERKGKKIDGIKKQKTKAYDIILFGYNKMGYDLLDSFKKLRKKFLIVDYDPDIVRRLTNEGYDCQYGDAEDIELLEDLNVGKTKMLVSTIPDLRVNEIIIAKAREQNKSAVVIVLSNHIEDAISLYKSGATYVVMPHMVSGGHASSLIKKHGIDVKKFFKERGEHLKVLRERQKRHNVRKISELYHKYFKGKFGKKK, encoded by the coding sequence ATGGCGGAAAATGTATTCATTGAGCTCAGTATAATCATTTTGATAGCAATAGGATTCGCAGCATTAATGCGACTCCTCCGTCAGCCATTGATTATTGGCTATATTCTGACTGGTATTGTCGTCAGTCCATATTTCTTGGGTTTATTTAGGAGTTCAGAAGATATTACCACATTTGGGCAAGTAGGCGTTGCGCTTCTTTTGTTTATGGTGGGTTTGAGTCTAAATCCACAAGTCATACGAGAGGTAGGGAAAGTTTCTATTATTACTGGGGTCGGTCAGTTGTTATTTACCGCGATTGCGGGGTTTTTTATCGCAAAATTGTTAGGATTTTCCGTCATTACGGCAGTATACATTGCGGTTGCGTTAACTAATTGCAGCACGATTATTATTCTCAAATTAATCTCAGATAAAGGAGAGTTAGATAGATTATACGCGAGGATTACTATTGGCTTTCTGCTTGTTCAGGATTTGATCGCGATTCTGATTCTCATGTTTATTTCTTCGTCAGCAGGTGGAGGAACATTTGCGCATATTCTCACAGAAACAGTGGTGAAAGGAGTAGGCGTACTTGCGCTATTATTTGTCGTTGGCATGTATGTGTTGCCTGCGTTAATAGACCGTGTTGCGAAATCGCAGGAGTTCTTGTTATTGTTTTCCATAGGGTGGTGTCTGCTTCTTGCGGCGTTTTTGTGGTACCTTAATTTTTCACTTGAAATTGGCGCTTTGCTTGCGGGAGTGACACTTTCGCTTTCTCCATATCGTCATGAAATTAGCGCGAGAATGAAACCCCTCCGAGATTTTTTTATCATCTTATTTTTCATAATCATTGGGTCACAGATGAATTTTCAGAATGTAACGTACTCATTCTGGAGCATTATTCTTTTCTCTTTGTTTATCTTGATAGGAAATCCATTGATTCTGATGATAATTATGGGCGCGCTTGGCTACACAAAAAAGACAAGTTTCCTCGTTGGGCTTTCTGTTGCGCAGGTAAGCGAGTTTACATTTATCATGATTGCGCTTGGTATTAAAGTGGGTCACGTCCCGCAGGAAATAATGTCTCTGGTGACAGTGGTGGGTATGATTACCATTGCAGGTTCCACATACATGATCATGTACGCAGATAGATGGTATTGCATCTTCGAGCCATATTTGGGAATATTTGAGAGAAAGGGAAAGAAAATAGATGGCATAAAAAAGCAAAAGACAAAAGCGTACGATATTATTCTTTTTGGGTACAACAAAATGGGATACGACCTTCTGGATTCATTTAAGAAACTCCGCAAAAAGTTTTTGATCGTTGACTACGATCCTGATATCGTTCGGCGCTTGACGAATGAAGGATACGATTGTCAGTATGGCGACGCAGAGGATATTGAATTATTAGAAGATCTTAATGTGGGAAAAACAAAAATGTTAGTTTCAACTATACCAGATCTCCGTGTGAATGAGATTATTATTGCAAAAGCGCGAGAGCAGAATAAAAGTGCAGTGGTGATTGTTCTTTCTAATCATATTGAAGACGCAATCAGTCTCTATAAATCAGGCGCGACATATGTCGTGATGCCGCACATGGTAAGTGGCGGGCATGCCTCTTCGCTTATCAAAAAACATGGAATTGATGTAAAGAAATTTTTCAAAGAGCGTGGAGAGCATCTTAAAGTGCTTCGCGAGCGGCAAAAGAGACATAATGTGAGGAAAATTAGCGAGTTATACCATAAATATTTCAAAGGAAAGTTTGGAAAGAAAAAATAA
- a CDS encoding NAD(P)H-hydrate dehydratase, producing MKYITRQDVRKLKLPQRLPTSKKGDFGKVLLIGGSQDYVGAVAFAGIAALRSGVDIVTVAAPTKVAWALNALAPDLITKKFDCLYFDKKHVNAVVKFAKDFDAVLIGNGIGRKSHQFCIDVIKELSKKNKPLVIDADAIKAISLKETKNSILTPHKREFQMLLENTHIRKLQLNKYIGSNIIILKGNVDMIYGHGKVAYNKTGNPAMTVGGTGDILAGLAVGFYAQTKDPFHSAIAAAYINGLCGDVVKGEIGHAGLVASDMLKKIGLVVEDTFYGTGKEVKSKEGLHK from the coding sequence ATGAAATATATTACACGACAAGATGTTCGAAAATTGAAACTTCCTCAACGACTTCCCACGTCAAAAAAAGGAGATTTTGGCAAAGTTCTTCTCATTGGCGGAAGCCAGGATTACGTTGGCGCTGTCGCGTTCGCAGGTATCGCCGCACTGCGCAGCGGGGTTGATATTGTCACTGTCGCAGCTCCGACAAAAGTCGCATGGGCGCTAAACGCACTTGCGCCTGATCTCATCACCAAAAAGTTTGATTGCTTGTATTTTGACAAAAAACACGTCAACGCTGTCGTGAAATTCGCAAAAGATTTTGACGCAGTTCTTATTGGCAATGGTATTGGACGAAAATCACACCAATTCTGCATTGATGTCATCAAAGAACTCAGCAAGAAAAATAAACCCCTTGTTATTGACGCTGACGCTATCAAAGCAATCAGTTTGAAAGAGACAAAAAACTCCATCTTAACGCCTCATAAACGCGAATTTCAAATGCTTCTTGAGAATACGCATATTCGAAAACTTCAGTTGAATAAATATATTGGATCCAACATCATTATTCTCAAAGGGAATGTAGATATGATTTACGGCCATGGCAAAGTCGCGTACAACAAAACAGGCAACCCTGCAATGACTGTTGGCGGCACCGGTGATATTCTCGCGGGATTAGCTGTTGGCTTTTACGCACAAACAAAAGATCCATTCCACAGCGCAATCGCCGCCGCATACATTAACGGTCTTTGCGGTGACGTAGTCAAAGGGGAAATAGGTCATGCTGGACTTGTCGCAAGCGATATGCTCAAGAAAATTGGTCTTGTTGTTGAAGACACTTTTTATGGTACTGGAAAAGAAGTGAAAAGCAAAGAAGGCTTACACAAATAA
- a CDS encoding DUF814 domain-containing protein encodes MQISLNFTKTIHENAGIYFDKAKKAKKKLEGAKKALEISKQKLQTALHEQHKVEQKVEAHKTAVQNVPKKEWYEKFHWFYSSDGFLVIGGRDAITNELVIKKHTAPKDLIFHTDLQGSPFFVIKSEGKEPSERTINETATATALYSRAWKLGFVNVKVGWVTPEQVTKTAKAGEYVERGAFVITGKMHYIDHDMRFAFGVQQGRIIAGPYAAIKAHAEHFVEIVQGEQKPSDLAKTLRSQFKVGTIDEIIRMLPAGNVKIKK; translated from the coding sequence ATGCAAATTTCCCTCAACTTCACGAAAACTATTCACGAAAACGCTGGCATCTACTTTGACAAAGCGAAAAAAGCAAAGAAAAAACTCGAAGGCGCAAAAAAAGCACTCGAGATCAGCAAACAAAAACTCCAAACAGCGCTCCACGAACAACATAAAGTAGAACAAAAAGTAGAAGCGCACAAAACAGCTGTCCAAAACGTCCCAAAAAAAGAATGGTATGAAAAATTTCACTGGTTTTACTCTTCTGATGGTTTTCTAGTGATCGGCGGCAGAGACGCAATCACCAACGAACTTGTTATCAAGAAACACACTGCTCCAAAAGATCTCATATTTCACACGGATTTACAAGGAAGCCCCTTCTTTGTCATTAAATCTGAAGGAAAAGAACCTTCTGAACGCACGATAAACGAAACCGCGACTGCGACTGCGCTATACAGCAGGGCATGGAAACTTGGCTTTGTCAACGTCAAAGTTGGCTGGGTCACTCCAGAACAAGTCACCAAAACCGCAAAAGCAGGAGAATATGTTGAACGCGGCGCGTTTGTCATCACAGGAAAAATGCATTATATTGATCATGACATGCGATTTGCGTTTGGTGTTCAACAAGGAAGGATTATCGCAGGACCTTACGCCGCGATCAAAGCGCACGCAGAACATTTTGTCGAAATTGTACAAGGAGAACAAAAACCAAGCGATCTCGCAAAAACGCTTCGTTCGCAGTTTAAAGTAGGAACGATTGATGAAATTATACGGATGCTGCCTGCAGGGAATGTTAAGATCAAGAAGTAG
- a CDS encoding ribonuclease P: MAKDYKKKHQSQIESRIRHLFNEAHEVRISDTSSASRYVFLARKLAAKAKVRIPRELKRQFCKECNTFFIPGKNYTVRTTGKTISYTCKVCKKITRIGYKK, from the coding sequence ATGGCCAAAGATTACAAAAAAAAACATCAATCGCAAATCGAATCGCGAATTCGTCATCTCTTTAACGAAGCGCATGAAGTGCGAATTTCAGATACATCTTCCGCGTCGAGATATGTTTTTCTCGCGAGAAAGCTTGCGGCAAAGGCAAAAGTTCGAATTCCAAGAGAACTTAAAAGACAGTTCTGCAAAGAGTGTAATACATTCTTCATCCCAGGAAAGAATTACACAGTGAGAACAACAGGGAAAACAATCAGCTATACTTGTAAAGTTTGCAAGAAAATCACGAGAATAGGATATAAAAAATAA
- a CDS encoding metalloprotease, giving the protein MYFAQAPHQKKIWGIRTSDVEIHELLKAWFFVSLAFTILLNGFSFGLGTGLIFIIAATTVGTGFLLHELMHKLVAQYYHCWAEFRADNMMLLFAVFSSFMGFLFAAPGAVMIYGPHITPRQNGIISAVGPLTNYIFALFFLLISALFLHPFVLATAKYGFLINSWLGIFNMIPFMNFDGAKIFKWNYFVWGGMVCLGIGLLVLKIVLFGSG; this is encoded by the coding sequence ATGTACTTCGCACAAGCGCCGCATCAAAAGAAAATATGGGGAATTAGGACTTCTGATGTTGAAATCCATGAACTCTTGAAAGCATGGTTCTTCGTGAGTCTTGCGTTTACTATTTTATTGAATGGCTTTTCTTTCGGTCTCGGAACGGGATTGATTTTTATTATTGCCGCAACAACTGTTGGAACTGGCTTTCTTTTGCATGAACTCATGCACAAACTTGTCGCGCAGTATTATCATTGCTGGGCAGAATTTCGCGCGGATAATATGATGTTATTGTTTGCAGTGTTTTCTTCGTTTATGGGCTTCTTATTCGCCGCGCCCGGCGCTGTCATGATTTATGGGCCGCACATTACGCCGCGACAGAATGGAATTATCTCTGCTGTCGGTCCACTTACAAATTATATTTTCGCATTATTTTTTCTTTTGATTTCTGCATTATTTCTTCATCCTTTTGTGCTCGCAACCGCAAAATATGGTTTTTTGATTAACAGCTGGCTTGGAATCTTCAATATGATTCCTTTCATGAACTTTGATGGCGCGAAAATCTTCAAATGGAATTACTTTGTCTGGGGCGGCATGGTTTGCCTTGGGATAGGACTTCTTGTGCTCAAAATTGTGCTTTTTGGCAGTGGTTAG
- a CDS encoding DUF192 domain-containing protein — MKKIFVFICFFFLLSCASQDVVIIKTVTSEIPIIIEIADSIDEQAIGLMYRTELAADSGMLFVFSEEKQRVFWMKNTKIPLDIIFVESTGTIVDIKENFEPCVVADCEKYYSKPALYALEVNAGFVAKKEIAIGDSLVFE, encoded by the coding sequence ATGAAAAAAATATTTGTCTTCATTTGCTTCTTTTTCTTACTTAGCTGTGCTTCACAAGATGTTGTTATCATTAAAACAGTAACAAGTGAAATTCCTATTATTATTGAGATTGCTGATTCGATTGATGAGCAAGCAATCGGCTTGATGTATCGAACAGAACTTGCCGCTGATTCTGGCATGTTGTTTGTTTTTTCTGAAGAAAAGCAGCGCGTGTTTTGGATGAAAAATACAAAGATTCCACTTGATATTATTTTTGTTGAGAGTACTGGTACTATTGTTGATATTAAGGAGAATTTTGAACCGTGTGTTGTTGCTGATTGTGAGAAATATTACTCAAAACCTGCACTCTATGCGTTGGAAGTGAACGCGGGCTTTGTTGCGAAAAAGGAGATTGCTATTGGAGATTCTCTTGTGTTTGAGTAA
- a CDS encoding phosphatidylserine decarboxylase, with protein sequence MQIILIIFIILAAIITTLLLLWKFFFLRNPTPNIPKENNLVISPANGNIARIYEFKNEKQAKPIIAEKGFFGKIPLITKDVAKEGYIILIRLHVYNVHWQRAPIAGKITETKYIEGKFLNAVKDVQNMQCFFENERNEIIIKGKITCKVIQIAGYLARRIECFVKQGDAVNAGEIIGLINLGSQTALIVPKVKLKIKEGDIVHVGETVIGEMK encoded by the coding sequence ATGCAAATCATCTTAATAATTTTCATCATTCTCGCGGCAATAATCACAACCCTCTTGCTCCTATGGAAATTCTTCTTCCTCAGAAATCCAACTCCAAATATTCCAAAGGAAAACAATCTCGTCATAAGCCCAGCAAACGGAAATATCGCGAGAATATACGAATTCAAGAATGAAAAGCAAGCAAAACCAATAATCGCGGAAAAAGGTTTCTTTGGGAAAATCCCTTTAATCACAAAAGACGTTGCGAAAGAAGGATATATCATTCTTATCCGTTTGCACGTCTATAATGTTCACTGGCAACGCGCGCCAATTGCGGGAAAAATTACAGAAACAAAATACATTGAAGGAAAATTTCTCAACGCGGTAAAAGATGTCCAAAACATGCAATGCTTTTTTGAGAATGAAAGAAACGAAATTATAATAAAAGGCAAGATTACCTGTAAAGTCATTCAGATCGCGGGATATCTCGCGAGAAGAATTGAATGCTTTGTCAAACAAGGCGATGCAGTAAACGCAGGAGAAATAATTGGACTTATTAATCTAGGAAGCCAAACAGCGCTTATCGTTCCAAAAGTAAAATTAAAAATTAAAGAAGGAGATATAGTACACGTAGGAGAAACAGTTATTGGTGAAATGAAATGA
- the pssA gene encoding CDP-diacylglycerol--serine O-phosphatidyltransferase — protein sequence MKMRDIIKVADFFTIGNLLFGMLCIFYAINSKFIYAAIFLFIAMIFDFLDGKVARISKKITDQGRHFGKELDSLSDVVSFGVAPAIFGYTLGLQAWWEILILLFFTTAGMLRLSRFNITEGHGYFEGLPITVNGFLFPILFLLHLKTAYHIEYVLIAYVFMGFAMMSSRKVKKVI from the coding sequence ATGAAAATGAGAGATATCATCAAAGTTGCGGATTTCTTTACTATTGGAAACCTTCTTTTTGGTATGCTCTGTATATTTTACGCAATAAATAGCAAATTCATTTACGCGGCAATTTTCTTGTTCATCGCGATGATTTTTGATTTCCTTGATGGTAAAGTCGCGCGAATAAGCAAAAAGATAACTGATCAAGGAAGACATTTTGGAAAAGAATTGGATTCATTGTCCGATGTGGTTTCGTTTGGAGTAGCGCCAGCAATTTTTGGGTACACACTCGGTCTCCAAGCATGGTGGGAAATTCTTATTCTCCTCTTCTTCACTACAGCGGGAATGTTGCGATTAAGCAGATTTAATATCACAGAAGGTCATGGTTATTTTGAAGGGCTTCCTATTACAGTGAACGGCTTTTTATTTCCTATCTTATTTCTTCTCCATCTCAAAACAGCGTATCACATAGAGTATGTATTGATCGCGTATGTCTTCATGGGTTTTGCGATGATGAGTTCGAGAAAAGTGAAGAAGGTCATTTAA
- a CDS encoding CDP-2,3-bis-(O-geranylgeranyl)-sn-glycerol synthase, translating to MNPTTQFLLTAFYVIIPAAIANMMPVFVRSINFLNIPIDFNRKWYDNKPIFGNHKTYRGFFFGILAAIVITSIQSLLYQYPFFQQISFFNYNEISFFTVGFLIGFGVLFGDLVKSFIKRRVNVKPGDSFFPWDQLDLVIGAIVFISFIQRIPWSMIIFYIIVGPTLHVFFNHLGYWLKIRETKW from the coding sequence ATGAACCCCACCACGCAATTCCTATTAACCGCGTTCTACGTCATCATCCCTGCGGCAATCGCAAACATGATGCCTGTTTTTGTAAGAAGCATTAATTTCCTCAACATTCCAATAGACTTCAACAGAAAATGGTATGACAATAAGCCAATCTTCGGAAATCACAAAACATATCGCGGATTTTTCTTTGGCATCCTCGCTGCAATAGTCATCACCTCCATCCAAAGTCTTCTCTATCAATATCCGTTTTTCCAACAAATCAGTTTTTTTAATTACAATGAAATCTCTTTCTTTACAGTAGGATTTCTTATAGGATTTGGCGTTTTGTTTGGAGATCTTGTCAAAAGTTTCATCAAAAGAAGAGTCAACGTCAAGCCAGGAGATAGTTTCTTTCCATGGGATCAACTGGATCTAGTTATTGGCGCAATCGTCTTCATTTCATTTATCCAAAGAATTCCGTGGAGCATGATCATATTTTACATCATCGTTGGTCCAACACTGCACGTCTTTTTCAATCATTTAGGTTACTGGTTGAAAATTAGGGAGACGAAGTGGTAA
- a CDS encoding phosphoglycerate kinase, translating to MYNFRTLYDCDFQQKRVLVRVDFNVPMNEHGDVTNDKRIRETLPTIKYLRQQGAMIILLTHIGRPKGRELKLQTDGIAHRLSQLLGMYIKKLDECIGDAVKKEVYSMKPGDVLMLENVRFYKEEGENNNDFARQLATLADFFVQDAFGVCHRANASVTQIAQFIPACSGFVLQKELEGLGTLVKHARKPFVTIIGGAKADKIGVIHNLLPHLDHLLIGGKLANTFLKAAGKNIGASAFDEESLPLATELLKEKDERFLLPVDVVVADKFGADASIKVVSVDAIPFDWMAIDLGPETLRRYTETLKHAATIVWAGPVGAYEIEKFGHGTKYIAGMVAASSAVKIIGGGDSAAAVEHFGFSHHMSLVSTGGGASLELLQGTLLPGISALVENKKLFPELCAV from the coding sequence TTGTACAACTTTCGAACACTTTACGACTGCGATTTTCAACAGAAACGAGTTCTCGTGAGAGTCGACTTTAATGTGCCGATGAATGAGCACGGCGATGTGACTAATGATAAACGGATTCGTGAAACATTGCCGACCATCAAATATCTCAGGCAACAAGGCGCAATGATCATCTTATTGACGCATATCGGCAGACCAAAAGGACGAGAACTAAAACTTCAGACAGACGGGATTGCGCACCGCCTGAGTCAACTTCTTGGAATGTATATTAAGAAGTTGGATGAATGCATCGGCGACGCAGTTAAAAAAGAAGTTTATTCTATGAAGCCAGGCGATGTGCTTATGCTCGAGAATGTTCGTTTCTACAAAGAAGAAGGAGAGAATAATAATGATTTTGCTCGGCAGCTTGCTACTCTCGCAGATTTTTTTGTGCAGGACGCGTTCGGTGTTTGCCATAGAGCAAACGCGTCTGTCACGCAAATTGCGCAGTTTATTCCTGCCTGTTCTGGTTTTGTTTTGCAAAAAGAACTTGAAGGATTAGGAACACTTGTGAAGCACGCGCGAAAACCATTTGTCACGATTATCGGCGGCGCAAAAGCAGACAAAATTGGCGTGATTCATAATTTACTGCCGCATCTTGATCATTTGCTGATTGGCGGGAAATTAGCAAACACATTTCTGAAAGCAGCTGGCAAAAATATTGGCGCATCCGCGTTTGACGAAGAATCACTTCCTCTCGCAACGGAACTTTTGAAAGAAAAAGATGAACGATTTTTGCTTCCTGTTGATGTTGTTGTGGCTGACAAATTTGGCGCAGACGCTTCTATCAAAGTAGTTTCTGTTGACGCGATTCCTTTTGATTGGATGGCAATTGATTTGGGTCCTGAAACACTACGACGATATACGGAAACACTGAAGCATGCCGCAACGATTGTCTGGGCTGGACCTGTTGGCGCGTATGAAATTGAAAAATTTGGACACGGCACAAAATATATCGCAGGCATGGTCGCCGCGTCTTCCGCTGTCAAAATTATTGGCGGCGGCGATAGCGCAGCTGCTGTGGAACATTTTGGTTTTAGCCATCACATGAGTCTTGTTTCTACTGGTGGCGGCGCTTCTCTTGAGTTATTACAGGGAACTCTTTTGCCTGGAATTTCCGCGCTTGTTGAGAATAAGAAGTTGTTTCCTGAGTTGTGTGCAGTTTAG
- a CDS encoding NADAR family protein: MAIRFYHVDDAFGCFSNFALYELTIDDKVWPTSEHFFQAQKFSHNSRYQEKIRGARTPHFAADLGRDRNYPIRRDWDTVKDDYMRWVVLEKFAQYPDLGDLLLSTGDERIIEATPKDNYWGVGRDGRGRNMLGVILGEVRRELHMQRDYLGTSNVIPFVPIPERIEGAAHQNPAYLYREHIFRKLKRVA, translated from the coding sequence ATGGCAATTCGATTTTATCACGTCGATGATGCATTTGGGTGTTTTTCTAATTTTGCACTTTATGAATTAACAATAGATGATAAAGTCTGGCCTACATCTGAACATTTTTTTCAGGCACAAAAATTTTCGCATAATTCTCGTTATCAAGAAAAAATACGGGGGGCTAGAACACCACATTTTGCAGCAGATCTTGGTCGCGATAGAAACTATCCAATTCGACGAGATTGGGACACTGTCAAAGATGATTATATGCGATGGGTCGTGTTGGAGAAATTTGCGCAGTACCCTGATCTTGGTGATCTACTCTTATCAACAGGAGATGAAAGAATTATCGAAGCAACTCCTAAAGACAATTACTGGGGTGTCGGAAGAGACGGAAGAGGAAGAAACATGCTTGGAGTCATCCTTGGTGAAGTTCGTCGAGAATTACACATGCAAAGAGATTATTTAGGTACTTCGAATGTTATTCCATTTGTACCTATTCCTGAACGCATAGAAGGTGCTGCTCATCAAAATCCTGCGTATTTGTATAGAGAGCATATTTTCAGAAAACTAAAACGTGTTGCTTAA
- a CDS encoding methyltransferase domain-containing protein: MMLFVLSQKNLPLAQAEVASFYTLHKTKENYAFVSSKKKIDLPLAFTKETHAILFSCSKKNLEKQIKKYAWNKKIKGSFCVRSDIQEIERKLGGMIWDTLKKPVVDLEHPDSLIHFFFLGNTVYAGLRLWKNDNAFLQRKAQLRPGFYPASLDPQLALGLVNLSSAKKNAVVVDPFCGTGGILLEAAFSGRKAVGFDISPWMLEKCKQNLHHYKITKKVVSIAAGDATTFRKKCAAIVTELPFGKNTRSQNLLSLYTRFLENAKKNTNTIVVGFPDFVDYKKICRKTGWNIIHDFRWYLHQTLSKHVVVLKRVKR; encoded by the coding sequence ATGATGCTTTTTGTTTTATCACAAAAGAATTTGCCTCTTGCCCAGGCAGAGGTTGCTTCGTTTTATACTCTTCACAAAACCAAAGAAAACTATGCTTTTGTGTCTTCTAAAAAGAAAATTGACCTTCCACTCGCGTTCACCAAAGAAACTCATGCTATTCTTTTTTCCTGCTCTAAAAAAAATCTTGAAAAGCAGATTAAGAAATATGCCTGGAACAAAAAAATCAAAGGAAGCTTTTGCGTGCGGAGCGATATACAAGAAATTGAACGAAAATTAGGAGGTATGATCTGGGATACATTGAAGAAACCTGTCGTTGATCTTGAACATCCAGATAGTTTGATTCACTTCTTTTTTCTTGGGAATACTGTGTATGCTGGCTTGCGCTTATGGAAAAATGATAACGCGTTTTTGCAGCGAAAAGCACAACTTCGCCCTGGATTTTATCCCGCATCCCTTGATCCGCAACTTGCGCTTGGGCTTGTGAATTTATCTTCTGCAAAAAAAAATGCTGTTGTTGTTGATCCCTTTTGCGGCACTGGCGGCATTTTACTGGAAGCTGCTTTTTCTGGACGGAAGGCAGTTGGCTTTGACATTAGCCCCTGGATGCTCGAGAAATGTAAACAGAATTTGCACCATTACAAGATTACGAAAAAAGTTGTTTCTATTGCAGCAGGAGACGCGACAACATTCAGAAAAAAATGCGCCGCGATTGTGACAGAACTTCCCTTTGGAAAAAATACTCGATCACAGAATCTTCTTTCTTTGTATACGCGCTTTTTGGAAAACGCAAAGAAAAATACAAACACGATTGTGGTGGGATTTCCTGATTTTGTGGATTACAAAAAGATTTGCAGAAAAACTGGGTGGAACATAATACATGATTTTCGATGGTATTTGCATCAGACATTATCGAAACATGTTGTTGTGTTGAAGAGAGTGAAAAGATAA